A single window of Nicotiana sylvestris chromosome 5, ASM39365v2, whole genome shotgun sequence DNA harbors:
- the LOC138868757 gene encoding uncharacterized protein: MELEHRALWALRQLNLDTMGTCRITELKELDEFRYHAFESTRLYKERMKIIHDKNILERSFKPGDRVLLYNSRLRLFSGKLKPRWLGSFCVVEIHPTGVVEIAAENDSCTFKVNRHRLKHYLGMDNAKLVSMTHLLEPPMLNMP; the protein is encoded by the coding sequence ATGGAGTTGGAGCATAGAGCTTTGTGGGCATTGAGGCAGCTGAATCTTGATACTATGGGTACATGTAGAATCACAGAGTTGAAAGAGCTTGATGAGTTTCGATACcacgcttttgagagcacaagattatacaaggagagaatgaagataATACatgacaaaaatattcttgagcGGAGTTTTAAACCCGGAGATAGGGTATTACTATACAATTCAAGATTAAGGTTATTTTCGGGTAAATTAAAGCCAAGATGGTTAGGATCATTTTGTGTGGTAGAGATTCACCCTACTGGTGTCGTAGAGATTGCTGCGGAAAATGACTCTTGCACATTCAAAGTCAATAGGCACCGGTTAAAACATTATTTGGGCATGGATAATGCGAAATTAGTGTCAATGACTCATTTGCTCGAGCCACCAATGTTGAACATGCCTTAA